The stretch of DNA TGACACATGCCTCTATACCGGCAGAGCGTCGTGCAGATTTAGGTATTACCGATGGGTTAGTCCGTATATCAGTTGGACTAGAAGATGTTGAGGACCTCATTGAGGATTTGACACAAGCATTAGAATAATTGATATTATCCAGGCACCAGGTGAACTCACCTGGGCCTGAGCTTTTCTTTTACTAATATTTACATCCTCTTTCATGTGAAGTTTTATGTTAAAGTAGGTTAGTAGATTAAAAGAAAAGCAGGTGATAAGTAGTGAAGCAACAAGCGAGAAGACTTTATGAAAAAATGGTTGATTTTAAACGTTTTGCCACGATCTTATTGGCTGTTGGTGTATTTTTCTATTTAGGTGTAATTATTCCATCCGATACGAAAAGCGAGATGGATGTTAACATAATGGTTCTATCCTCAATGTCTTTCCTAGCTTTATCCATTTTGTTTTTTATTCAATCCAAACAATGCCAAATGAAGCTGTCAGAGACAGAAGAAGGACAGGATTATTTAATGAAAAAATAAGCGTCTCCCATTATGCGGAGCGCTTATTTTTTTTATCCAACAGGAGGGCGGTTTAATTAATTTTAAAAAAATTACTGGCAAAAGGTTTACAATTGGCAGTTGTGTGGATATAATTACCGTAGTAAGTATAAAATTCCAAAAAGGAGGTCGAAGAAAATGAATTTAATTGTATCCTTTACTACAACATCATATTTAAATATCACGCATTCGACCAGACTGGAATGGATTGCTTAAGTAATTAAGTGACATTACATATCCATGCCGCAGGGAGAATGACGTCTTGCGGTATTTTTGTGCCTAAAAATCCATGCCGCAAGGGATAACTTCTTGCGGCCTTTTTGTGCCCTTTTTAATCGCCAGATGGATATGTAATGCATAGATTGAAAATGTTGTTAGAACAAGAAAGAAATAAGCCTTTAAAGGAGGTGTGATACATGACCCTTAATATTTTATTTTTAACCATAACTATTAACAAACGTCGAATGAGCCTCGAAGAAGCTGCTCATCAAGAAATGGTTGATAAGCTTTATGAGAAAAACAGAGATCGTCAGGTTTCCATGCACCGTTTTATGTAATAGGTAAGTAAAAACCAAATAGAGAAAGGTGGTTGTTAATATGTTGTTTTTTCTAATGCAAGGTCGAGGAAATAGTTTCTGGGGTATGAAAGATACCACCTAGCCGAGTGAAAGAATGAAAATAGGAGGTAACCAATATGCCACTTCATATTTTGTTATTATCATTACTCTTTAAATCAAAGAAAAAAGAATCATAATCCCACTAAAAGAAAATCTATTTGTCAGAAACCTAAAGGGTTTGTTAACAGAATGTTCATATTTCCTGAAGTTAGATACTGTGAAAATGTGTTAAATTCAAAGTAGAAAATAGCAGTCTCTAACTAAGGGGTGGGGAATATGTTTTTGGTTGTGATGGCTTTCGTCATTACTGGGGCGATCGGCTGTGTTATTTCAGCCGAACTAAGTGTTGAAGCATAATATTAAAAAGCATCGGCCACAAGTTTCGGCCGATGCTTTTTCTATTATTTTTCAGTTAACTTTAGGAATTCATCAATGTCATCCAGACAAATATGAACGGCTTTTTCCCAAAAGTCTTTTTTCGTTAGATCTACATGTAGATGTTTTTGTGCTAAATCTTCAACAGACATGGAAGCCGTATCTCTTAACAAAGCAATGTAATTTTCTTCATAGCCTTTGCCTTCCTCGAGCGCCTGCGCATAGATACCTAATGAGAAAAGATAACCAAACGTATATGGGAAGTTATAAAATGGTACACCAGTTATAAAGAAGTGAAGCTTAGAGGCCCAGAATAATGGATGATATTCTTCTAAGGCATCACAATAGGCTTCTTTTTGTGCAGCAAGCATCAGTTCATTCAGACGTTCTGCATTTACAGGTCCTTGCTTTCTTTCTTCATAAAAACTTGTTTCAAATAAGAAGCGTGCATGTATATTCATTAAAAGGGCAACGGTTCTTTGGACCTTATCATCAAGAAGAACTAGTTTTTCTTCTTCATCTTTTGCATTTTTAACTGCTGCATCTGCAACAATCATTTCAGCGAAGGTAGAGGCCGTTTCTGCCACGTTCATGGCATAATTACGGTTGAGATGATGAACCCCCTTCATCGCAAATGTGTGGAAACCATGACCAAGCTCATGCGCCAAAGTTGAAACGTTTGATGGTGTTCCAGAGTAGGTCATAAAGATACGAGATTGGTCGCTTTCAGGAAAGAAAGTACAGAAGCCACCAGGAGCTTTACCAGGTCGATCTTCTCCTTCAATCCATTGCTCTTCAAAGGCTTTACGAGCAAACGAAGCCATTTTTTCACCGAATAGAGCAAAGTTTTGTTCGATAAACTCGGCTCCTTCTTGATAGGAAACCTTTGATTCTGTTTTGCCAAATGGAGCATCTAAATCATACCAACTTAATTTATTTACCCCAAGGAGTGCTGCTTTTCTCTCTAAATACGTAACAAGCTTTTGTTTATTGTCGGATATGACTGCCCACATCGTTTCAAGTGTCTCTTTTTCCATACGATTAATGCTAAGAGGTTCTTTTAATACATCTTCCCAGCCTCTTTTTTGATACACACTAAGACGGAAACCAGAAAGATGATTGAGGGTTTTGGCAAGAAAGTCTGCCTGTTCTCCCCATGCCTTCTCCCAGTTTCTGAAAGTAGTCTCTCGTACGTTTCGGTCGGGGCTTGAGAATTTATTAAATGCCTGACCGACAGATAGGAGCTTTTCCTCGCCGTTTTCTTGAAAAGGTACTTTTATTTTGCCAACAATTAAATCGTATAATTGCCCCCAACTATGATAGCCATCTACACCAAGTGCGCTGATTAATGCTTCTTCTTCTTTAGAAAGCTTTTCTTTTGCTCGATTACGTCTTTCTGTTAAAACAAAGGAAAGAACCTGTAACTGATTATCCTTTAATAACTCTGTCCAAGCCTCATCATTAAATGAGGATAATAGGCTGTCAAAGGTAGTAAGAGCCGTTTGGAAAGCTGCGCTTAAACTGGTAACCTTCGAATCAAGAGCATAGGCTTTTTTATCATCTGTGTTTTGTGCTTGCAAACAACTAACAAATGCTCCTGCTTGACGTAGTTTTTTGGCAGCATGCTCAAAATCCTCAAGTAATTCTTTTAAGTATGTTTGATCCTCTTGTGAATTGAACGGAGTCCAGTTGTTTACTTTTGTTTGGAAACTATCTATTAAGGTTGCTGTAAGATTTAAATGGTTTGCGAATTCTAATGAATCGCTTCCGCCCTTAAAGAACACATCAAGGTTCCAAACATCTGAATATGTAATCGCTGTCATTCTTTGTACCCCTCCTTAAAAGATGAACCACAATCATGGTTGATTATTGTCAAAAAATTAACACTTCCGCCTTCCATTATAATTTACTTTTTCTAAAAATTCTATATTATTGGTTTTTACAGAAAAAAGAGGCTGAGTTTACTTAGAGAAACTCAGCCTTTTAAAAAGTATTAACAAACTCTTGTATACCACCACCAGCCTCCGAAGAGTAACAACAGAATAAATAAGACAATGACGACTGCAATCCAAAAACCACTGCCTGCAGCATATGGAACTGGATAAGCTGGATATGGGGCCGGGTATCCATAAAAACCATAAGGACTAGGATAACCAAAAGGCATCTAGATTCCCTCCTTTATCCTTTTATAATAGGG from Bacillus sp. SLBN-46 encodes:
- a CDS encoding YrhC family protein yields the protein MKQQARRLYEKMVDFKRFATILLAVGVFFYLGVIIPSDTKSEMDVNIMVLSSMSFLALSILFFIQSKQCQMKLSETEEGQDYLMKK
- a CDS encoding YrzI family small protein, encoding MTLNILFLTITINKRRMSLEEAAHQEMVDKLYEKNRDRQVSMHRFM
- a CDS encoding M3 family oligoendopeptidase, encoding MTAITYSDVWNLDVFFKGGSDSLEFANHLNLTATLIDSFQTKVNNWTPFNSQEDQTYLKELLEDFEHAAKKLRQAGAFVSCLQAQNTDDKKAYALDSKVTSLSAAFQTALTTFDSLLSSFNDEAWTELLKDNQLQVLSFVLTERRNRAKEKLSKEEEALISALGVDGYHSWGQLYDLIVGKIKVPFQENGEEKLLSVGQAFNKFSSPDRNVRETTFRNWEKAWGEQADFLAKTLNHLSGFRLSVYQKRGWEDVLKEPLSINRMEKETLETMWAVISDNKQKLVTYLERKAALLGVNKLSWYDLDAPFGKTESKVSYQEGAEFIEQNFALFGEKMASFARKAFEEQWIEGEDRPGKAPGGFCTFFPESDQSRIFMTYSGTPSNVSTLAHELGHGFHTFAMKGVHHLNRNYAMNVAETASTFAEMIVADAAVKNAKDEEEKLVLLDDKVQRTVALLMNIHARFLFETSFYEERKQGPVNAERLNELMLAAQKEAYCDALEEYHPLFWASKLHFFITGVPFYNFPYTFGYLFSLGIYAQALEEGKGYEENYIALLRDTASMSVEDLAQKHLHVDLTKKDFWEKAVHICLDDIDEFLKLTEK